A window from Anser cygnoides isolate HZ-2024a breed goose chromosome 1, Taihu_goose_T2T_genome, whole genome shotgun sequence encodes these proteins:
- the TAB3 gene encoding TGF-beta-activated kinase 1 and MAP3K7-binding protein 3 isoform X3: MAQGSQQLDVQVLHDLRQRFPEIPEGVVSQCMLQNNNNLDACCRALAQESNKYLYMEYHSPDDTRMNRNSLLHINLGIHPHTSYHAGDGAQLNGGRTLVHSSSDGHIDPQRTAGKQLICLVQEPHSAPAVVAASPNYNPFFMNDQNRNAATPPPQPPPQPSSIQPGMNTSAMQGPPPTYMHIPRYSTNPITVTVSQNLPSGQSVPRALQILPQIPSNLYGTPGSIYIRQTSQSSSGRQTPQNTQWHSSPQGPVPHYTPRPLPVYPHQQNYQPSQYSPKQPQIPQTAFRSPPASQCPSPFGSPQHQVQPPQLGHQSSHVFMPPSPSTVPPHPYQQASQTFQKQSGHSVSYLPPFAGPSLSKGSMNKIEITVEPPQRPGTAMNRSPSPISNQPSQRNQHPLYAATTPPTSSPSRVGRAPTENLLNLVDQEERTAAPEPIQPISVIPGSGGEKGSHKYQRSSSSGSDDYAYTQALLLHQRARMERLAKELKLEKEELERLKAEVNGMEHDLMQRRLRRVSCTTAIPTLLSWVVSPQPEEMTKLRSLNRQLQINVDCTLKEVDLLQSRGNFDPKATCNFYDNIEPGPVVPPKPYKKEHPNNSKQASRTQPRDEDFEGAPWNCDSCTFLNHPALNRCEQCEMPRYT; this comes from the exons ATGGCGCAGGGCAGTCAACAACTCGATGTGCAGGTACTCCATGATCTCCGACAACGTTTCCCTGAGATACCTGAAGGGGTGGTATCTCAGTGCATGCTTCAG AACAACAACAATCTAGATGCCTGTTGTCGAGCCCTCGCACAGGAGAGCAACAAATACTTATATATGGAGTACCATAGTCCCGATGACACCAGAATGAATAGAAATAGCCTTTTGCACATTAATCTGGGTATTCATCCTCATACCAGCTATCATGCAGGGGATGGAGCTCAACTTAATGGTGGTCGTACACTGGTACATAGTTCAAGTGATGGACATATTGATCCACAACGCACAGCAGGTAAACAACTGATATGCTTAGTTCAAGAACCACATTCTGCTCCCGCTGTTGTGGCAGCTTCTCCTAATTACAATCCATTTTTCATGAATGACCAGAATAGAAATGCAGCtactcctcctccacagccacctccacAGCCATCTTCCATACAACCAGGAATGAACACGTCTGCTATGCAAGGCCCTCCTCCCACGTATATGCACATACCTCGGTACAGTACAAATCCCATTACTGTTACAGTATCACAAAACCTCCCATCTGGACAGAGTGTACCCAGAGCTCTACAAATTCTTCCACAGATTCCAAGCAATCTTTATGGGACTCCTGGCTCTATTTATATTAGACAAACATCTCAAAGTTCTTCAGGACGACAGACTCCTCAGAATACGCAGTGGCATTCGTCACCACAGGGCCCAGTTCCACATTATACTCCCCGTCCTCTACCTGTGTATCCACATCAACAGAACTACCAACCTTCTCAGTATTCTCCTAAACAACCCCAGATCCCTCAGACGGCTTTTCGATCACCACCGGCATCCCAGTGTCCCTCTCCCTTTGGCTCTCCTCAGCACCAAGTTCAGCCTCCTCAGCTGGGTCATCAGAGTTCACATGTCTTCATGCCTCCTAGTCCTTCAACTGTCCCACCTCATCCATATCAGCAAGCATCCCAgacttttcaaaaacaaagcgGTCACTCCGTGTCGTATCTTCCTCCTTTTGCTGGACCTAGTTTATCCAAAGGTTCCATGAACAAAATAGAAATTACAGTTGAGCCACCGCAAAGGCCTGGGACTGCAATGAACAGAAGTCCTTCACCAATAAGTAATCAACCATCTCAACGAAACCAGCACCCGCTGTATGCAGCCACTACTCCTCCTACAAGCTCTCCATCAAGAG tagGTCGAGCACCGACTGAGAATCTTTTAAATTTAGTGGACCAAGAAGAGCGTACTGCAGCACCAGAACCTATTCAGCCTATTTCTGTAATCCCAGgatctggaggagaaaaaggaagccaTAAATATCAGAGAAGTTCTAGTTCTGGATCAGATGACTATGCTTACACTCAAG CCTTGCTTTTACATCAACGAGCAAGGATGGAGAGATTAGCAAAGGAACTGAAGCTTGAGAAAGAAGAACTTGAACGCCTGAAAGCTGAAGTCAATGGCATGGAGCACGATCTAATGCAGAGGCGGCTTCGAAGAGTTAGCTGTACAACTGCAATTCCAACA TTGCTATCTTGGGTTGTTTCTCCCCAGCCTGAGGAAATGACCAAATTAAGAAGCCTCAACAGACAGCTCCAGATAAATGTTGACTGTACACTGAAAGAAGTTGACCTCCTTCAGTCTAGAG GGAACTTTGATCCGAAAGCCACATGTAACTTCTACGATAACATAGAGCCTGGTCCTGTTGTGCCACCAAAGCCATATAAAAAGG
- the TAB3 gene encoding TGF-beta-activated kinase 1 and MAP3K7-binding protein 3 isoform X1: MAQGSQQLDVQVLHDLRQRFPEIPEGVVSQCMLQNNNNLDACCRALAQESNKYLYMEYHSPDDTRMNRNSLLHINLGIHPHTSYHAGDGAQLNGGRTLVHSSSDGHIDPQRTAGKQLICLVQEPHSAPAVVAASPNYNPFFMNDQNRNAATPPPQPPPQPSSIQPGMNTSAMQGPPPTYMHIPRYSTNPITVTVSQNLPSGQSVPRALQILPQIPSNLYGTPGSIYIRQTSQSSSGRQTPQNTQWHSSPQGPVPHYTPRPLPVYPHQQNYQPSQYSPKQPQIPQTAFRSPPASQCPSPFGSPQHQVQPPQLGHQSSHVFMPPSPSTVPPHPYQQASQTFQKQSGHSVSYLPPFAGPSLSKGSMNKIEITVEPPQRPGTAMNRSPSPISNQPSQRNQHPLYAATTPPTSSPSRGMSGQPKPPFSVNPVYITYTQPTGPTGAPTQSPRVMVSQPNPTIFKITVGRAPTENLLNLVDQEERTAAPEPIQPISVIPGSGGEKGSHKYQRSSSSGSDDYAYTQALLLHQRARMERLAKELKLEKEELERLKAEVNGMEHDLMQRRLRRVSCTTAIPTLLSWVVSPQPEEMTKLRSLNRQLQINVDCTLKEVDLLQSRGNFDPKATCNFYDNIEPGPVVPPKPYKKEHPNNSKQASRTQPRDEDFEGAPWNCDSCTFLNHPALNRCEQCEMPRYT, translated from the exons ATGGCGCAGGGCAGTCAACAACTCGATGTGCAGGTACTCCATGATCTCCGACAACGTTTCCCTGAGATACCTGAAGGGGTGGTATCTCAGTGCATGCTTCAG AACAACAACAATCTAGATGCCTGTTGTCGAGCCCTCGCACAGGAGAGCAACAAATACTTATATATGGAGTACCATAGTCCCGATGACACCAGAATGAATAGAAATAGCCTTTTGCACATTAATCTGGGTATTCATCCTCATACCAGCTATCATGCAGGGGATGGAGCTCAACTTAATGGTGGTCGTACACTGGTACATAGTTCAAGTGATGGACATATTGATCCACAACGCACAGCAGGTAAACAACTGATATGCTTAGTTCAAGAACCACATTCTGCTCCCGCTGTTGTGGCAGCTTCTCCTAATTACAATCCATTTTTCATGAATGACCAGAATAGAAATGCAGCtactcctcctccacagccacctccacAGCCATCTTCCATACAACCAGGAATGAACACGTCTGCTATGCAAGGCCCTCCTCCCACGTATATGCACATACCTCGGTACAGTACAAATCCCATTACTGTTACAGTATCACAAAACCTCCCATCTGGACAGAGTGTACCCAGAGCTCTACAAATTCTTCCACAGATTCCAAGCAATCTTTATGGGACTCCTGGCTCTATTTATATTAGACAAACATCTCAAAGTTCTTCAGGACGACAGACTCCTCAGAATACGCAGTGGCATTCGTCACCACAGGGCCCAGTTCCACATTATACTCCCCGTCCTCTACCTGTGTATCCACATCAACAGAACTACCAACCTTCTCAGTATTCTCCTAAACAACCCCAGATCCCTCAGACGGCTTTTCGATCACCACCGGCATCCCAGTGTCCCTCTCCCTTTGGCTCTCCTCAGCACCAAGTTCAGCCTCCTCAGCTGGGTCATCAGAGTTCACATGTCTTCATGCCTCCTAGTCCTTCAACTGTCCCACCTCATCCATATCAGCAAGCATCCCAgacttttcaaaaacaaagcgGTCACTCCGTGTCGTATCTTCCTCCTTTTGCTGGACCTAGTTTATCCAAAGGTTCCATGAACAAAATAGAAATTACAGTTGAGCCACCGCAAAGGCCTGGGACTGCAATGAACAGAAGTCCTTCACCAATAAGTAATCAACCATCTCAACGAAACCAGCACCCGCTGTATGCAGCCACTACTCCTCCTACAAGCTCTCCATCAAGAGGTATGTCTGGTCAACCCAAACCTCCATTTAGTGTTAATCCAGTATATATTACCTACACTCAACCAACTGGGCCTACAGGTGCACCAACACAGTCTCCTCGGGTAATGGTATCTCAGCCAAACccaactatttttaaaatcacagtagGTCGAGCACCGACTGAGAATCTTTTAAATTTAGTGGACCAAGAAGAGCGTACTGCAGCACCAGAACCTATTCAGCCTATTTCTGTAATCCCAGgatctggaggagaaaaaggaagccaTAAATATCAGAGAAGTTCTAGTTCTGGATCAGATGACTATGCTTACACTCAAG CCTTGCTTTTACATCAACGAGCAAGGATGGAGAGATTAGCAAAGGAACTGAAGCTTGAGAAAGAAGAACTTGAACGCCTGAAAGCTGAAGTCAATGGCATGGAGCACGATCTAATGCAGAGGCGGCTTCGAAGAGTTAGCTGTACAACTGCAATTCCAACA TTGCTATCTTGGGTTGTTTCTCCCCAGCCTGAGGAAATGACCAAATTAAGAAGCCTCAACAGACAGCTCCAGATAAATGTTGACTGTACACTGAAAGAAGTTGACCTCCTTCAGTCTAGAG GGAACTTTGATCCGAAAGCCACATGTAACTTCTACGATAACATAGAGCCTGGTCCTGTTGTGCCACCAAAGCCATATAAAAAGG
- the TAB3 gene encoding TGF-beta-activated kinase 1 and MAP3K7-binding protein 3 isoform X4: protein MAQGSQQLDVQVLHDLRQRFPEIPEGVVSQCMLQNNNNLDACCRALAQESNKYLYMEYHSPDDTRMNRNSLLHINLGIHPHTSYHAGDGAQLNGGRTLVHSSSDGHIDPQRTAGKQLICLVQEPHSAPAVVAASPNYNPFFMNDQNRNAATPPPQPPPQPSSIQPGMNTSAMQGPPPTYMHIPRYSTNPITVTVSQNLPSGQSVPRALQILPQIPSNLYGTPGSIYIRQTSQSSSGRQTPQNTQWHSSPQGPVPHYTPRPLPVYPHQQNYQPSQYSPKQPQIPQTAFRSPPASQCPSPFGSPQHQVQPPQLGHQSSHVFMPPSPSTVPPHPYQQASQTFQKQSGHSVSYLPPFAGPSLSKGSMNKIEITVEPPQRPGTAMNRSPSPISNQPSQRNQHPLYAATTPPTSSPSRVDQEERTAAPEPIQPISVIPGSGGEKGSHKYQRSSSSGSDDYAYTQALLLHQRARMERLAKELKLEKEELERLKAEVNGMEHDLMQRRLRRVSCTTAIPTLLSWVVSPQPEEMTKLRSLNRQLQINVDCTLKEVDLLQSRGNFDPKATCNFYDNIEPGPVVPPKPYKKEHPNNSKQASRTQPRDEDFEGAPWNCDSCTFLNHPALNRCEQCEMPRYT, encoded by the exons ATGGCGCAGGGCAGTCAACAACTCGATGTGCAGGTACTCCATGATCTCCGACAACGTTTCCCTGAGATACCTGAAGGGGTGGTATCTCAGTGCATGCTTCAG AACAACAACAATCTAGATGCCTGTTGTCGAGCCCTCGCACAGGAGAGCAACAAATACTTATATATGGAGTACCATAGTCCCGATGACACCAGAATGAATAGAAATAGCCTTTTGCACATTAATCTGGGTATTCATCCTCATACCAGCTATCATGCAGGGGATGGAGCTCAACTTAATGGTGGTCGTACACTGGTACATAGTTCAAGTGATGGACATATTGATCCACAACGCACAGCAGGTAAACAACTGATATGCTTAGTTCAAGAACCACATTCTGCTCCCGCTGTTGTGGCAGCTTCTCCTAATTACAATCCATTTTTCATGAATGACCAGAATAGAAATGCAGCtactcctcctccacagccacctccacAGCCATCTTCCATACAACCAGGAATGAACACGTCTGCTATGCAAGGCCCTCCTCCCACGTATATGCACATACCTCGGTACAGTACAAATCCCATTACTGTTACAGTATCACAAAACCTCCCATCTGGACAGAGTGTACCCAGAGCTCTACAAATTCTTCCACAGATTCCAAGCAATCTTTATGGGACTCCTGGCTCTATTTATATTAGACAAACATCTCAAAGTTCTTCAGGACGACAGACTCCTCAGAATACGCAGTGGCATTCGTCACCACAGGGCCCAGTTCCACATTATACTCCCCGTCCTCTACCTGTGTATCCACATCAACAGAACTACCAACCTTCTCAGTATTCTCCTAAACAACCCCAGATCCCTCAGACGGCTTTTCGATCACCACCGGCATCCCAGTGTCCCTCTCCCTTTGGCTCTCCTCAGCACCAAGTTCAGCCTCCTCAGCTGGGTCATCAGAGTTCACATGTCTTCATGCCTCCTAGTCCTTCAACTGTCCCACCTCATCCATATCAGCAAGCATCCCAgacttttcaaaaacaaagcgGTCACTCCGTGTCGTATCTTCCTCCTTTTGCTGGACCTAGTTTATCCAAAGGTTCCATGAACAAAATAGAAATTACAGTTGAGCCACCGCAAAGGCCTGGGACTGCAATGAACAGAAGTCCTTCACCAATAAGTAATCAACCATCTCAACGAAACCAGCACCCGCTGTATGCAGCCACTACTCCTCCTACAAGCTCTCCATCAAGAG TGGACCAAGAAGAGCGTACTGCAGCACCAGAACCTATTCAGCCTATTTCTGTAATCCCAGgatctggaggagaaaaaggaagccaTAAATATCAGAGAAGTTCTAGTTCTGGATCAGATGACTATGCTTACACTCAAG CCTTGCTTTTACATCAACGAGCAAGGATGGAGAGATTAGCAAAGGAACTGAAGCTTGAGAAAGAAGAACTTGAACGCCTGAAAGCTGAAGTCAATGGCATGGAGCACGATCTAATGCAGAGGCGGCTTCGAAGAGTTAGCTGTACAACTGCAATTCCAACA TTGCTATCTTGGGTTGTTTCTCCCCAGCCTGAGGAAATGACCAAATTAAGAAGCCTCAACAGACAGCTCCAGATAAATGTTGACTGTACACTGAAAGAAGTTGACCTCCTTCAGTCTAGAG GGAACTTTGATCCGAAAGCCACATGTAACTTCTACGATAACATAGAGCCTGGTCCTGTTGTGCCACCAAAGCCATATAAAAAGG
- the TAB3 gene encoding TGF-beta-activated kinase 1 and MAP3K7-binding protein 3 isoform X2: MAQGSQQLDVQVLHDLRQRFPEIPEGVVSQCMLQNNNNLDACCRALAQESNKYLYMEYHSPDDTRMNRNSLLHINLGIHPHTSYHAGDGAQLNGGRTLVHSSSDGHIDPQRTAGKQLICLVQEPHSAPAVVAASPNYNPFFMNDQNRNAATPPPQPPPQPSSIQPGMNTSAMQGPPPTYMHIPRYSTNPITVTVSQNLPSGQSVPRALQILPQIPSNLYGTPGSIYIRQTSQSSSGRQTPQNTQWHSSPQGPVPHYTPRPLPVYPHQQNYQPSQYSPKQPQIPQTAFRSPPASQCPSPFGSPQHQVQPPQLGHQSSHVFMPPSPSTVPPHPYQQASQTFQKQSGHSVSYLPPFAGPSLSKGSMNKIEITVEPPQRPGTAMNRSPSPISNQPSQRNQHPLYAATTPPTSSPSRGMSGQPKPPFSVNPVYITYTQPTGPTGAPTQSPRVMVSQPNPTIFKITVGRAPTENLLNLVDQEERTAAPEPIQPISVIPGSGGEKGSHKYQRSSSSGSDDYAYTQALLLHQRARMERLAKELKLEKEELERLKAEVNGMEHDLMQRRLRRVSCTTAIPTPEEMTKLRSLNRQLQINVDCTLKEVDLLQSRGNFDPKATCNFYDNIEPGPVVPPKPYKKEHPNNSKQASRTQPRDEDFEGAPWNCDSCTFLNHPALNRCEQCEMPRYT; this comes from the exons ATGGCGCAGGGCAGTCAACAACTCGATGTGCAGGTACTCCATGATCTCCGACAACGTTTCCCTGAGATACCTGAAGGGGTGGTATCTCAGTGCATGCTTCAG AACAACAACAATCTAGATGCCTGTTGTCGAGCCCTCGCACAGGAGAGCAACAAATACTTATATATGGAGTACCATAGTCCCGATGACACCAGAATGAATAGAAATAGCCTTTTGCACATTAATCTGGGTATTCATCCTCATACCAGCTATCATGCAGGGGATGGAGCTCAACTTAATGGTGGTCGTACACTGGTACATAGTTCAAGTGATGGACATATTGATCCACAACGCACAGCAGGTAAACAACTGATATGCTTAGTTCAAGAACCACATTCTGCTCCCGCTGTTGTGGCAGCTTCTCCTAATTACAATCCATTTTTCATGAATGACCAGAATAGAAATGCAGCtactcctcctccacagccacctccacAGCCATCTTCCATACAACCAGGAATGAACACGTCTGCTATGCAAGGCCCTCCTCCCACGTATATGCACATACCTCGGTACAGTACAAATCCCATTACTGTTACAGTATCACAAAACCTCCCATCTGGACAGAGTGTACCCAGAGCTCTACAAATTCTTCCACAGATTCCAAGCAATCTTTATGGGACTCCTGGCTCTATTTATATTAGACAAACATCTCAAAGTTCTTCAGGACGACAGACTCCTCAGAATACGCAGTGGCATTCGTCACCACAGGGCCCAGTTCCACATTATACTCCCCGTCCTCTACCTGTGTATCCACATCAACAGAACTACCAACCTTCTCAGTATTCTCCTAAACAACCCCAGATCCCTCAGACGGCTTTTCGATCACCACCGGCATCCCAGTGTCCCTCTCCCTTTGGCTCTCCTCAGCACCAAGTTCAGCCTCCTCAGCTGGGTCATCAGAGTTCACATGTCTTCATGCCTCCTAGTCCTTCAACTGTCCCACCTCATCCATATCAGCAAGCATCCCAgacttttcaaaaacaaagcgGTCACTCCGTGTCGTATCTTCCTCCTTTTGCTGGACCTAGTTTATCCAAAGGTTCCATGAACAAAATAGAAATTACAGTTGAGCCACCGCAAAGGCCTGGGACTGCAATGAACAGAAGTCCTTCACCAATAAGTAATCAACCATCTCAACGAAACCAGCACCCGCTGTATGCAGCCACTACTCCTCCTACAAGCTCTCCATCAAGAGGTATGTCTGGTCAACCCAAACCTCCATTTAGTGTTAATCCAGTATATATTACCTACACTCAACCAACTGGGCCTACAGGTGCACCAACACAGTCTCCTCGGGTAATGGTATCTCAGCCAAACccaactatttttaaaatcacagtagGTCGAGCACCGACTGAGAATCTTTTAAATTTAGTGGACCAAGAAGAGCGTACTGCAGCACCAGAACCTATTCAGCCTATTTCTGTAATCCCAGgatctggaggagaaaaaggaagccaTAAATATCAGAGAAGTTCTAGTTCTGGATCAGATGACTATGCTTACACTCAAG CCTTGCTTTTACATCAACGAGCAAGGATGGAGAGATTAGCAAAGGAACTGAAGCTTGAGAAAGAAGAACTTGAACGCCTGAAAGCTGAAGTCAATGGCATGGAGCACGATCTAATGCAGAGGCGGCTTCGAAGAGTTAGCTGTACAACTGCAATTCCAACA CCTGAGGAAATGACCAAATTAAGAAGCCTCAACAGACAGCTCCAGATAAATGTTGACTGTACACTGAAAGAAGTTGACCTCCTTCAGTCTAGAG GGAACTTTGATCCGAAAGCCACATGTAACTTCTACGATAACATAGAGCCTGGTCCTGTTGTGCCACCAAAGCCATATAAAAAGG